The window TTGGTCGAGCGCGTCCAAGGTCATGCGTTTTCTCCCACCGTGACGGGTTTTTGCCGGATGGGCTTGTTCTCTTGAAGGGCCACCAGAACAGCGGCCGTGCCGTCCGTGTCATCGCCTGCGACCAACAGGGACACGTTACCGTCTGCGCCCACCTCTTTCGCTGCCGTCAGGAGCGAACTGCCTGCGTCGTTGGCCCGGCGGCGCAGATCCAGAGTCAGGCCCGCTCCACCGCTGACCTTGACCCGGCAGCGGTTGCCCGTCCAGCGCACCGACTCGAACTCTACAGGCATGACCCCGCCCTGCGCCCGCACCGTCAGCACCGGAATGACGCACTCCTGCAGGCTCAGGCCGCCGTGCGTGTACACCTCGCCCGCCTCAAAGGAATGCACACCGGGAGCCAGCGTGATCTGCACGTCCGCATCCCACGTCCACGGCAGGGAAGGATACGAACTGGCGTTCAGCACTTTGAGGACAGCACAGCGGCCTTTTTTAAACAACGTCAGGGGCCCCGGAAGCTCTGCTTTGGGGAGGCCCCCCGGCATCAGGAGCCAACCGTGGTCGGTGATGATCCGTACCTCCTGAAATCCGGCGTCGAGGAAGCCCTGCACCCGGTCTCGGAGGCGTCTTACCTCGGCGGGCAAGAGTCCGGCAAGCCCCACACCCTGACCGTGCCCAAGACTGTCCAAGTTACCGGTCTCCATCCAGACGGCCCCGCCCGAATCGCCTTTGACTGGGATGCGCACGGCCTTGAAGCCGCGCTGCGTCAAGAGGTCGCGCAGCAGCGCAGCATTCAGGCTGCGGCCCAAGTGCCCCAGAGTGAGCTTCTCGCCGCTCAGCACGTCCAGAGCACCTGCAACGGGCGCGGCGGCAGGCTTGGCGGTCGCGGTGATCGAAGGCAGGGCAGAAAATTGCCACGACAACTGGGCCGAGTGGGGAGCAAGCTGTTTTGCCAGCGAGGCCGCCACATCAAACCGCAAGCCGTCGACAAAAATAACCGCCAGTCCGGGGACAGATTGCCAAGAGGACGATGTAGGTTTTGGCAGGCTGTTTGCGGCCAACGTGACGGCGGCAAACCGCTCGTTCACTCGGGTCAGCCACTCCAGATAAGGGATCCGTAGCACGCCCCCTACCAACTCAAGGTCTGCGTCGGCCTGCACGGCCCCGAGCGCGCCCATAGCCTCTTGATCCGTGCGGTAACCGCCAGCGGCATAGGCGGCGGCCAACTCCGGCGCCGTGTCGCCGATCAGCGGGACTGCCGACAGGGTGGTGAGGTGGGCCAAATGCTGCAGGGCACAGGCCAGGGGCGACTCCCCCAACCTCCCCCAGACGCTGACGCGCCGGAAAGCGTGCTGCTGATCCAACTCCAACAGACCGGCCCGCACAGCCACTGCAGGCTGGTCTTGCAAAGCCTGCAACGCTGTCCGCAGGGCCTGCTCTGCAGCCGAATTGCTTTGCGGCCACACCTCAGCTTGCTCCGCCGTCCAAGTTGCGCCCGCTGCCGGGCCTGCGGTCGTTAGAGCGGTTCGAACGCCGGGGTACAGGTCGGGATTCGCTGCATACCGTTCCCAGATACCGCCCAGAGCCCCCTGGCGCGTCGTAAGCCGCGTAGCCGCTACCGCGACGCCCTCAGACACCTCCAGACCGTACTCCGACCCGAAGGCTTCCACGAGGGCTTGTGGCAAAACCAGCTGGGGATCAGACAGCCAGGTCAGCAGTTGGCCCGGCAGGTCAGGAAAGGCCAACCGACTCAGGGCAGGTAAGGTCAGGGGCGCCCGCGCTCTCAACTCGCTGATGGGTTGCCCCAGCAAGGTTCCCAGATGGCCCACCAATGCAGGGCGCGCACTGTCCGCCACGTCTATTCGGAGGTCTTTGGCCTCCTTAAAAAACGACGCGACAGACCAGGCCTTTTTCCTTGGCCCCAGGAACACTGCGCCACGGAACTGCAGGTCAACCAGAGGTCTGACGCCCTCAGAGGCCACCTCGCCGCGCAGGTCGTCTCGGCCCAGACCCAGCAGATACACGATGGTCGGTTCAGGCAAGACAGGTTGCCTGTCCAACACCGTGCGAATCCAGATGGCTGGCCCGGTGAGGCGGGCTGGATCGTAGTGGCCCAGCGTCAACAAGGATCGGCGCTGTCTCAGCAGGGCCGCCGCTTCCTGCCATTCGCCCGCCGGATCAGGCCACAAAATGCAATTGGGCGCGAGCACTTCGCCCCGCTGATGCCCACCCGCTGCGAGCAGGGCACGTTCAAGGGCGTCCAGAACTGTCGTCATTGGGTTACAGGATAAAGGCTGGGTGTAGGACATGAGGCGCAGTTGACGCAAGTGAGGCAAGAACGCGTCGCCAGAGCGGGCATAGTGAGGAATGCCCTCACAACTCAATCCACTGGTGTTGGATCTGTACTTCCGCTCTCCGGGCGGCGAATTGGCGACCGCATACTTTGCCGAATTGCCAGAGTTTGCGGCACGGATGCAGCATGAGTGGCCGCGCTACGGAGTCACCGACTATGTCGGGAGCCATGAGGAAGGCTCGGAAATAGAGTGGGAAGATGAGGCCCTGAACGACGACGCCGTGCGCGTCGTGCAGGCCGTTCAGAGTTTTGCCAGCCAGCATCCGGCTGCCTCTCCAGAGCAGGTGCAGGCGCTCTTGACTGCCCTCGTCACCAGCGGCCAAGTGTCTTTGTCTGGAGATGCCGACGATGTGCTGAACGTCAAGTGGGCCATGGAAGACGTGCACCTGGTCAGCTTAGGGCTGCACCTCGCGCACCCAGACATATTTGTGCCTTATGGATTCAAGAGCATGGAGGTCCCCTCACTTCACCAAGAGCTGCTGCAGATCGCTGCGGCCTTTGACATTGCTCTGCCCGCTGTGGCCGCCAAAAACGACACTTTAGGCCGCTGGCTTTACTTGGGTCAATTCAGCGCGGCACTCCAAGAGTTCAGGCAGCGCCATGACCTGACGGTGGCCGGGTTGTTGGCCGTCCTGTACCACTTTGGCCCGGCCTATGTCGCTTGCGAGCCTAGAGACGAACTGCCTGCGCCCCGCCACGCCTGGCTGCTGGTGGGCGGCGGCGAACAGGACGGCGATTACGGCTTTTTAGAAGAGATTTCGCCAGAACACGTCACCCACTGGCAGGGCAGCCTCGACATGCAGCGCGGCGACGTGTGTGTGATGTACATCCGCTCGCCTGTCAAAGAGATACATTCCCTGCTGCGCGTCGTGGAGGACGCCTACGTCGATCCGTTCTTTCATTACAAGCACGCGGTGCAGATCGGCGGCATCGTGCGCGTGCCCCGCGTTCCTTTTCAGGCCCTGAAGGCAGACGCTGTGTTTGGGGCCAGCACCCACATTGGCCGCAACCTGCAGGGCACCAGTGGGCAGATGCTCAGTGCCGCCGAATACAACGCTGTCCTTCAGATGTTGGCCGAGCGGGGCCTAGATCTCTCCAGCGTGCCGCACCTGCCGGAACAAGCTGAAGTCGATCTGGCTGATCTGGCCAACGAACGCGACGTGGAACTCCAACTGGTTGAGCCTCTGCTGCACCGACTCGGCCTGACCGAAAACGACTGGGTGCGGCAACTTCCGGTTCGCATGGGCCGGGGAGAACGCAATTATCCGGACTACGCCATTGGCGTGACGGGGACGCATCCAGAGCAGCGCGTGCATGCCCTGATCGAGGTCAAGTACCGGGCGTCCGGTGACCTCGCTTGGAAAGACGCCTTTTATCAGGCCAAGTCGTATGGCCTACGGCTGGGTGCACAGGCTCTACTGCTAGCAGCTGCGGACGGTGTAAGGCTCTACCAAAGACATCAAGACGACTTTATCTTCGAGCGTGGAGAGCCTTCTGACTGGAGGGACTTACACGATGACAATCTGCTCCAAATGAAGCGTTTGTTAATGCCTAGACGGTGACACTTTGCCTCATATCGAATCTAGGGTGCTCGATCTCGCCGCGTAATGGTGTAATGGCTTTGTTTGGGAACTTGATCAAAATGGAGTGACCATGAACTTAGAAGACGAAGCGGCACAACTCCGACAAGACCTTGAAGAGGCGGATCGGGCAGAGGTTCGGGTCGCTGTATTCGGCCAGCCTGGCGCCGGGAAATCATCTCTCGTTAACGCCATCCTTGGAGTAGATGAAGCGGTGGTTGGGGTGCATACAGATACCACGACAGGAATGAGTAGCCACTCTACCGCTACTGTTCCTGGCGTGGAGTTCTGTGACCTTCCCGGATATGGTACGGCGCGCTTTCCAAAAGAAACGTATTTCAAAGAATTTAAAGTGGATTCCTTTGATGTGTACCTTTGTGTTAGCAGTGGGAAGATCGTTCAATCAGATGCGGAATTCTTTCGTTATCTTATAACCCACAGCCAGCCGTGCGTGTTCGTAGTTAACCAACACGATCAACTCTGGCAGAAAGGGAAAACCACAGAGCAACTTGAAGAAGAGAAAATTGCTGATATCCAGAAACAGGTTGGTCTTGGTATACGGGTCATTTTCACGAGCTGCCGTCCAGATCGTGATGACAATCTGAAGGGAATAGACGAAGTGAAGGATGCCGTGCTTGCGCTTCTGGATGATGTGAAAGCTGATCGTTGGCGACGATCAATGCAGGCGAAGACAGAGGCTTCGCTGGAAGCCAAAAAGGCAGCTAGCAAGCGTCGTGTCTTGAAAGCCTCCATGCTTGCAGTTGTGAACGGAGCACTAAACATTATTCCTGGCCTTGATATTGCTGTTGACATGACCGTCATTCGCAATATGTACAAGGAGATACGGCGGGATTACGGTTTGACAGAAAAAGATTTAGATGGACTGGGTGACTACGGGGGATCAGAAGCGGAATTTCTTCAGGCTCTTCTGAGGGCTGCCTTCAAAGCTGCAGGAACGACGGCAGCATTCAAAATTCCGTTGAAATTTGTTCCGATTGTTGGGAATATTGTCAGTGGTACTCTGTCATTGGGTGCATGTGTCACATCCGGCAACGCTTACGTTGATGCCTGTCATGATCTGGCTTCCAAGAGACTCACTGAACGCCTGAGACGCTGAGATGTGGTGGTTCCTCGTCTTTCCTGTGGTTAAGCTCATTATTGGTGTCGTGGACGCGGTAGCAAGTGAAGCAACGCCAACTGCACCAACCAAGCCATCAACTTCTGACTTCAACTCAGGAATTGAAGTGGAAACGATACTGACAAGTAATCTGTGCCGTCTGCAGACTGAGCTTCGTAACTCATCGCTCCGCAAAATCGCCTTCATAGGTCAACCTGGTGCAGGGAAGTCCACTGCCCTAGATAATCTGACGGACGAATGCCTGCAGCCCAGGCCAGGTATTGGTGTCAGCACAGATATGACGGATTGGTCTGTAGAACGAGACGTGACCCTCTACTCATCATTCAAAGACTTTATTTTCGTGGATGCACCTGGATACGGCACAATACGGCATCCGACTGACACCTACCTCAGGCTCTTTCCCTTCGACCTGTTCGATGAAATCTTTGTTTTCTTGAACGGTAAGCTGCTGGATTCTGACGAGCGGCTTGTTCAATACGCCAGAAATCAGAAGCGGAAAATCACGGTTGTCCAAACACATGCACACAGGTTCAGCGTCTTAGAGCAGGAGATACGGCATCACGATCTGCGTGCACGACTCGGCGTAGAAGATCACCAGATTCTATACCTCGAGAACAGGACTGGGAGTGGAATTGCTGAGCTCAAGAGTGCTGTGTTTGGACATGGCGCTGCCAACTCGGTCTAATGTAATCTGCCTGTTCTGTCAGAACAAAGATGGTTGGGCAGCGCCTGAATTTCGCTTATTTCCTAATGCATCTAGGAAAGCCTGCTGCCCAGCGAGTGCCTCTGTCCAAATACCTGCCTGGCGCAGGCCTAGGCGCATAGCCGCACACCGCGCCTGACAGGCTGACGATTTTTGCGGATTAAAGGCGATGTCTGTGAAGCCTGCATAACCTTCCAGCGCGGCCAGATGCTCTGGATGCTGCGCCAACGCCTGGAGATACAGCCAGTCGTAAAATGCGGTCATAGGCTGCCTCGGCCACACTTCACCGAAAAAATCGAACTGCTGAATGTCCGGGCGCCCTTTCACACGCTCATCCAGCTTGGCGTCGCGGCTGCTGGCCCGGTACAGGTCAGGAAAGTGGTCGCCATTCTGGAAGACTTTGCTGCCTTGATAGGCCGACTCTACCGAAAGCCGCTGCCCAGTCGGAGCTTCAAACGTGAGGTTGAAGGCGCTGAGCTTGATCCCCAGCGGGTCGCTGCCCTTCGACGAGATCTCCAGCAACGGGCTAACTGCTTGAGCGGCAGCCGAGGTATGCAGCTCAGCAATCGAACGCTGAGCCTGAGCGCGCGAGAGGCCCGCATGCCACTTGAAGCTGACGGTTTTCTCCTGCACAAAAGGGGAAGTGGAAGAAGGGAGGAAGACAGGACGCTCAGCCATACCTAGAACCGTACCGGATTTTGCCAATGGACATAGTCCTGGCGAGCCTCAAACAACTTGGGCCTCTGTAGCACGGCGATAGAACGCCCCTGCCCATCTTCAACCTGATGAACGTTGGGCACGAAATTGACGTGGATTTCACGGATAAACCGCGTCGAAATGGCTTCAAAAACCAACACTTCC of the Deinococcus sp. QL22 genome contains:
- the pglZ gene encoding BREX-1 system phosphatase PglZ type B, which produces MTTVLDALERALLAAGGHQRGEVLAPNCILWPDPAGEWQEAAALLRQRRSLLTLGHYDPARLTGPAIWIRTVLDRQPVLPEPTIVYLLGLGRDDLRGEVASEGVRPLVDLQFRGAVFLGPRKKAWSVASFFKEAKDLRIDVADSARPALVGHLGTLLGQPISELRARAPLTLPALSRLAFPDLPGQLLTWLSDPQLVLPQALVEAFGSEYGLEVSEGVAVAATRLTTRQGALGGIWERYAANPDLYPGVRTALTTAGPAAGATWTAEQAEVWPQSNSAAEQALRTALQALQDQPAVAVRAGLLELDQQHAFRRVSVWGRLGESPLACALQHLAHLTTLSAVPLIGDTAPELAAAYAAGGYRTDQEAMGALGAVQADADLELVGGVLRIPYLEWLTRVNERFAAVTLAANSLPKPTSSSWQSVPGLAVIFVDGLRFDVAASLAKQLAPHSAQLSWQFSALPSITATAKPAAAPVAGALDVLSGEKLTLGHLGRSLNAALLRDLLTQRGFKAVRIPVKGDSGGAVWMETGNLDSLGHGQGVGLAGLLPAEVRRLRDRVQGFLDAGFQEVRIITDHGWLLMPGGLPKAELPGPLTLFKKGRCAVLKVLNASSYPSLPWTWDADVQITLAPGVHSFEAGEVYTHGGLSLQECVIPVLTVRAQGGVMPVEFESVRWTGNRCRVKVSGGAGLTLDLRRRANDAGSSLLTAAKEVGADGNVSLLVAGDDTDGTAAVLVALQENKPIRQKPVTVGENA
- a CDS encoding GTPase, with the translated sequence MNLEDEAAQLRQDLEEADRAEVRVAVFGQPGAGKSSLVNAILGVDEAVVGVHTDTTTGMSSHSTATVPGVEFCDLPGYGTARFPKETYFKEFKVDSFDVYLCVSSGKIVQSDAEFFRYLITHSQPCVFVVNQHDQLWQKGKTTEQLEEEKIADIQKQVGLGIRVIFTSCRPDRDDNLKGIDEVKDAVLALLDDVKADRWRRSMQAKTEASLEAKKAASKRRVLKASMLAVVNGALNIIPGLDIAVDMTVIRNMYKEIRRDYGLTEKDLDGLGDYGGSEAEFLQALLRAAFKAAGTTAAFKIPLKFVPIVGNIVSGTLSLGACVTSGNAYVDACHDLASKRLTERLRR
- a CDS encoding GTPase domain-containing protein, whose product is MWWFLVFPVVKLIIGVVDAVASEATPTAPTKPSTSDFNSGIEVETILTSNLCRLQTELRNSSLRKIAFIGQPGAGKSTALDNLTDECLQPRPGIGVSTDMTDWSVERDVTLYSSFKDFIFVDAPGYGTIRHPTDTYLRLFPFDLFDEIFVFLNGKLLDSDERLVQYARNQKRKITVVQTHAHRFSVLEQEIRHHDLRARLGVEDHQILYLENRTGSGIAELKSAVFGHGAANSV